In Candidatus Neomarinimicrobiota bacterium, the DNA window CATGTATGTATTGGTTTCTTTCTGCACCAAATCCCATTTGTTCACCAACAGGATCAATCCTTTACCTTTTTCAATGACTTCACGAACGATCTGCTGATCCTGCCGGCCAAATCCCTTTGGCGCGTCAAGAATGACCAGCACCACCTCGGAGTCGTCAACAGCCCTGTGGGATCTCAGGGCGCTGTAGTATTCCAGATTCTCTTTGACCCTTGCCTTCTTCCGAAGGCCGGCGGTGTCAACCAGAACATAAGTTTGATTGTGATACCTGAGCCTCGAATCGGCTGAGTCTCTCGTGGTTCCCGGTATTTCCGTGACTATGTACTTCTCATAACCCAGCAGGGCATTGGCTATGGAAGATTTTCCCACATTAGGCATGCCCACAATCGCGATACGAATCTCCTTTTCCGTTTCCTTTTCCCGAGGCTTCATCGGGGCTCCCATGGAACCCACAATCATATCCAGGAGATCTCCAATCTTTCTTCCTCCCAAAGCCGAGATTGTGGTAATGGGATCTAGCCCGAGAGAGGAAAACTCATGTCTCAAAACCTCTTGCTTGTCATTATCAATCTTGTTTACCGCCGTGATATGCTTCTTCCCGGATTCACGCAAAATGCCGGCGAGAGATTTGTCAACCGGCGAAACGCCCTCCCGCCCATCAACTATGAAGAGGAGAACCTCTGCTTCATCTATGGCGAATTCGACCTGCCGCCGAACAGCCTCTTCCATGACATCCACTTTTTCGGGCAGGTAACCCCCGGTGTCAATGAGAGTAAACATTCGCCCCGCCCATTCCACCTCCCCGTAAATACGATCCCGCGTCACGCCCTCTTGCTCGTGAACGATAGCGTGCTGCCTCCCGATCA includes these proteins:
- the der gene encoding ribosome biogenesis GTPase Der encodes the protein MRKSVVAIVGRPNVGKSTLFNRLIGRQHAIVHEQEGVTRDRIYGEVEWAGRMFTLIDTGGYLPEKVDVMEEAVRRQVEFAIDEAEVLLFIVDGREGVSPVDKSLAGILRESGKKHITAVNKIDNDKQEVLRHEFSSLGLDPITTISALGGRKIGDLLDMIVGSMGAPMKPREKETEKEIRIAIVGMPNVGKSSIANALLGYEKYIVTEIPGTTRDSADSRLRYHNQTYVLVDTAGLRKKARVKENLEYYSALRSHRAVDDSEVVLVILDAPKGFGRQDQQIVREVIEKGKGLILLVNKWDLVQKETNTYMEYAKSVNRLFKATEDYPILFVSAMTKQRISKILPECKNVFDRCHQWVSTGKLNGIVKEATDRYQPPAERGKNIRIKYTTQTGEAPPRFSFFCNFPQLFSASYRNYLENQLRSQIDMKGTPIRLVFK